The following are encoded together in the Anaerostipes caccae L1-92 genome:
- the rlmN gene encoding 23S rRNA (adenine(2503)-C(2))-methyltransferase RlmN: protein MRDLKSMTLEELELAVEELGEKKFRAKQIFEWFHKRLASSLDEMNNLPKNLKEKLQEKYEAAELKEVETYVSRIDGTRKYLFQLNDGNTIESVLMKYKHGNSVCISSQAGCRMGCRFCASTLGGLDRNLLPSEMLGQIYYIQKDTGERVSNVVVMGTGEPLDNYENLLRFIRLLTDEKGLNLSQRNLTVSTCGLVPKIRELADEKLQMTLAISLHASNDEMRKSLMPVANQYSMEDLLAACKYYFDRTGRRITFEYSLVAEVNDSPQNAKELCRFLGGFPCHVNLIPVNPIKERDFRQSMPEFVNDFKNILEKNRVNVTIRREMGRDINAACGQLRRKKLNSVEKQEIRTKKEN, encoded by the coding sequence ATGAGAGATCTGAAATCAATGACACTGGAAGAACTGGAACTTGCGGTGGAAGAACTGGGAGAAAAGAAGTTCCGTGCAAAACAAATATTTGAGTGGTTCCATAAGAGGCTGGCATCCTCTCTTGATGAGATGAACAATCTTCCGAAAAACCTGAAAGAAAAACTTCAGGAAAAATATGAAGCTGCGGAACTGAAAGAAGTGGAAACCTATGTATCCAGGATTGACGGCACAAGAAAGTATTTATTTCAGCTGAATGATGGGAATACGATAGAAAGTGTCCTGATGAAATACAAGCACGGCAATTCGGTGTGCATTTCGTCACAGGCCGGGTGCAGGATGGGATGCAGATTCTGTGCATCTACCCTCGGAGGGCTGGACCGCAATCTTTTACCGTCAGAAATGCTTGGACAGATTTATTATATCCAGAAAGATACCGGGGAACGGGTGTCCAATGTGGTCGTTATGGGAACTGGGGAACCGTTGGATAATTATGAAAATCTTTTGAGATTTATCAGACTCTTGACCGATGAAAAGGGGCTGAATTTAAGTCAAAGAAACCTGACAGTGTCTACCTGCGGACTGGTGCCGAAAATACGGGAACTGGCAGATGAAAAGCTTCAGATGACTCTTGCGATCTCTCTTCACGCCTCCAACGACGAGATGAGGAAATCCCTGATGCCGGTGGCAAATCAGTATTCTATGGAAGATCTGCTTGCTGCCTGTAAATATTATTTTGACCGGACGGGCCGGAGGATCACATTTGAATACAGCCTTGTAGCAGAAGTGAATGACAGTCCCCAAAATGCAAAGGAACTTTGCCGCTTTTTAGGCGGGTTTCCATGCCATGTCAATCTGATTCCGGTCAATCCTATTAAGGAGAGAGACTTCCGCCAGTCTATGCCGGAGTTTGTAAACGACTTCAAAAACATACTTGAAAAAAATCGTGTAAATGTTACCATAAGAAGAGAAATGGGCAGAGATATCAACGCTGCCTGTGGACAATTAAGAAGAAAGAAGCTGAATTCTGTGGAAAAACAGGAAATCCGCACAAAAAAGGAGAACTAA
- the rsgA gene encoding ribosome small subunit-dependent GTPase A — MQGRIIKGIAGFYYVDTGTGLYECKAKGIFRNRKMKPLVGDMAEIEVLDEEKKLGNLTELLPRTNELIRPAVSNIDQALVIFAAKNPKPNYNLLDRFLLMMEKQGVPAVVCFNKTDLAKEKELSVLMDVYKDCGHRVIFTSVSGETGLSEIREAVDHKTTVLAGPSGVGKSSMMNLLYPDANMETGAVSEKIQRGKHTTRHSELIRVGEDTFVMDTPGFSSLFVDMFEEDEIKYYFKEFEPYEGQCRFQGCSHTHEPGCGVKQALDEGKISKTRYDNYVLIYNELKEKRKW; from the coding sequence ATGCAGGGAAGAATTATCAAAGGAATTGCAGGGTTTTATTATGTTGACACGGGCACCGGTTTATATGAGTGCAAAGCAAAAGGCATTTTCAGAAACCGGAAGATGAAGCCGCTCGTGGGAGACATGGCAGAGATCGAAGTCCTGGATGAAGAAAAAAAGCTGGGAAATCTGACAGAGTTACTCCCAAGGACGAACGAACTGATCCGTCCGGCTGTGTCAAATATTGATCAGGCGCTGGTTATTTTTGCAGCCAAGAATCCAAAACCAAATTATAATCTTCTGGACCGGTTTTTGCTCATGATGGAGAAGCAGGGAGTCCCTGCGGTGGTTTGTTTTAATAAGACGGATCTTGCAAAAGAAAAAGAACTGTCTGTTCTCATGGATGTATATAAAGACTGCGGCCACCGGGTGATCTTTACCAGTGTTTCCGGAGAGACGGGACTTTCGGAGATCAGGGAGGCTGTAGATCACAAGACAACTGTGCTTGCAGGCCCTTCCGGTGTAGGAAAATCTTCTATGATGAATCTTTTATATCCGGATGCAAATATGGAAACCGGAGCGGTAAGTGAAAAGATCCAGAGAGGAAAGCATACGACCAGACATTCGGAGCTGATCCGGGTGGGAGAAGACACCTTCGTCATGGATACGCCGGGCTTCAGCTCTCTGTTTGTGGATATGTTCGAGGAAGACGAGATTAAATACTATTTTAAAGAATTTGAACCCTATGAGGGACAATGCCGGTTCCAGGGATGCAGCCATACCCATGAACCTGGCTGTGGTGTCAAACAGGCGCTTGATGAAGGGAAGATCAGTAAGACACGCTATGACAACTATGTACTCATCTACAATGAATTAAAAGAAAAGAGAAAATGGTAA
- the rsmB gene encoding 16S rRNA (cytosine(967)-C(5))-methyltransferase RsmB — protein MQNPRELALDVLMKIDKKEELSHIAIGETLEKYQFSEKKDRAFFTRLCQGTLERRLTIDYVIDLYSKTKVRKMKPLVRSLLRMGACQILFMDHIPDSAACNECVKLAKKRGFSKLSGFVNGVLRTISRQKQEIPFPDRNKDFEKYLSVACSMPEWIIRHFLRSYSEAETETIVSSFLEPKKTTVSWMESSGSREELIASLEKDGAKVEDGKLLPEALRISHYDFLRRLTSFREGRFIVQDESSMLAGKAADPKEGQKILDMCSAPGGKALYAADKLHGTGQVLARDLTEYKEELLKENIERVGFENIRTQIWDARIPDERLAESMDVVLCDVPCSGLGIMGKKQDIKYNLEESALEDLVKLQREILKTALTYVKPGGSLLFSTCTINPKENEENFRWLAGQTGFEPEDLTPFLPETLDIKTVKEGYIQLLPGIHPCDGFFIGKLRRTK, from the coding sequence ATGCAGAATCCAAGAGAATTGGCCTTAGATGTTCTGATGAAAATAGATAAAAAAGAGGAACTGTCCCATATTGCCATCGGAGAGACACTGGAAAAGTATCAGTTCAGTGAAAAGAAGGACCGGGCTTTTTTTACAAGGCTATGCCAGGGAACTCTGGAACGCCGCCTGACCATCGACTATGTGATCGATCTGTATTCTAAGACGAAGGTAAGGAAAATGAAGCCGCTGGTGCGTTCACTGCTCCGCATGGGTGCCTGTCAGATTTTATTTATGGATCATATTCCTGACTCCGCGGCCTGCAATGAATGTGTAAAGCTGGCGAAAAAGCGGGGATTTTCTAAGTTATCCGGCTTTGTAAACGGTGTTTTGAGAACAATATCCAGACAGAAGCAGGAGATTCCGTTTCCGGACCGGAATAAGGATTTTGAAAAGTATTTGTCTGTTGCCTGTTCCATGCCGGAATGGATCATCCGTCATTTTCTGCGTTCTTATTCAGAGGCAGAAACAGAAACGATCGTTAGTTCCTTCCTGGAGCCAAAAAAGACAACAGTTTCATGGATGGAAAGCAGCGGGTCCAGAGAGGAACTGATCGCTTCCCTGGAAAAAGACGGCGCCAAGGTGGAAGACGGAAAGCTTCTCCCGGAGGCACTCCGTATTTCTCACTATGATTTTTTGAGACGTCTCACATCATTCAGGGAAGGCCGGTTTATTGTGCAGGATGAAAGTTCCATGCTGGCGGGAAAGGCTGCAGATCCAAAAGAGGGACAGAAGATCCTCGATATGTGCAGCGCGCCGGGAGGCAAAGCTCTGTATGCGGCAGACAAACTCCACGGAACGGGGCAGGTCTTGGCGCGGGATCTGACGGAATACAAAGAGGAACTGTTAAAGGAAAACATTGAGCGTGTGGGATTTGAAAATATCCGTACTCAGATCTGGGATGCCAGAATTCCGGATGAACGCCTGGCAGAGTCTATGGATGTTGTACTGTGCGATGTTCCCTGTTCCGGACTTGGAATTATGGGAAAAAAGCAGGACATTAAGTACAATCTGGAAGAATCCGCTTTGGAAGACCTGGTGAAACTGCAGAGAGAAATACTAAAAACTGCCCTGACCTATGTGAAGCCGGGAGGAAGCCTGCTTTTTTCTACATGTACGATCAATCCGAAAGAAAATGAGGAAAATTTCAGGTGGCTTGCGGGACAGACCGGATTTGAGCCGGAAGACCTGACTCCGTTTCTTCCCGAAACTCTTGACATTAAAACGGTGAAAGAGGGATATATCCAGCTGCTGCCGGGAATACATCCGTGCGACGGATTTTTTATCGGAAAACTTAGGAGAACAAAATGA
- a CDS encoding thiamine diphosphokinase: MHILILTGGDLDRVFARSYIQTQKFDKVIAADKGLFYAEQIGIRPDFILGDFDSCPRETVKKFEKENIMVLPREKDDTDTGIAMEQAVRMGADKVTVLGSTGTRLDHVLGNMGQLVYALKHGVEAYMVDSHNRIRAVDRPLCIDKNEQFGNYISLIPVGTVTGVTLHGFYYPLNDDTLLFHETWGISNELTEETGIVEMKTGTLLVVESKD; encoded by the coding sequence ATGCATATCTTGATTTTAACAGGCGGAGATTTGGACAGGGTCTTCGCCCGTTCTTATATTCAGACACAGAAATTTGATAAAGTCATCGCTGCGGACAAAGGACTGTTCTATGCAGAACAGATCGGGATTCGCCCTGATTTTATTTTGGGCGATTTCGACAGTTGTCCCAGAGAAACGGTAAAAAAGTTTGAAAAAGAAAACATTATGGTTCTGCCGAGAGAAAAAGACGACACGGATACAGGGATCGCCATGGAGCAGGCAGTCCGCATGGGAGCCGATAAAGTGACGGTACTTGGGAGTACGGGAACCAGGCTGGACCATGTACTCGGCAATATGGGACAGCTCGTCTATGCGTTAAAGCATGGAGTGGAGGCATATATGGTGGATTCACATAACCGTATCCGGGCAGTGGACCGCCCCCTTTGTATAGATAAAAATGAACAGTTTGGGAACTATATTTCCCTCATTCCGGTGGGCACGGTTACAGGAGTGACACTTCACGGATTTTATTACCCGCTGAATGACGATACGCTTCTGTTTCATGAGACATGGGGGATCAGCAATGAACTGACTGAGGAGACCGGAATCGTTGAAATGAAGACAGGGACCCTGCTTGTGGTAGAAAGCAAAGACTAG
- the pknB gene encoding Stk1 family PASTA domain-containing Ser/Thr kinase: MLETGTILGGRYEILKKIGTGGMADVYMAKCHKLNRNVAIKVLKNEYVDNEKFLKKFQVEAEAVARLAHPNIVNVYDVGQEGSVNYIVMELAEGITLKEYIKKKGHLSAKETVELSLQIASAISHAHGHHTIHRDIKPQNILVSDSGQVKVTDFGIAKAANSNTVTSTAIGSVHYISPEQAKGKYCDEKSDIYSLGITMYEMATGQVPFDHENGVTIALMHLQNEITPPGELIGDIPESLEKIILKCTMKKPEDRYQSVNELIEDLKLVFEDTKGSYVGMVPFVDDSPTQLLHTKEFVKQEETEEEPEEESGFVDDDDEEEPRGMNSKIEKLVVVLAAVVGAIILISIIVLVINSSGLFRSGDNAGTEKLTTTEESTTEELEKVPVENYVGMTYDAALASIDEDLKVERKTEASSSYEAGYIIRQSLESDQEVEKGTTIVLTVSTGESKVEVPDVRGYSQKSATKILSDQGFKVSVSTKFSSSVKEGDVISQSPGAGNKISRGSKVTITVSKGENKVTVPEIVFKTVEDAREELSIEGLKLIVSSQKYDSRVPEGCIISQSPKAGKKVTKGTGIGVVVSLGKQPTTEDTTDNTEE, translated from the coding sequence ATGTTAGAAACAGGAACCATTTTAGGAGGACGCTATGAAATCCTGAAAAAGATCGGTACCGGCGGGATGGCTGACGTATACATGGCAAAGTGCCATAAACTCAACCGGAATGTCGCCATCAAAGTGCTGAAAAATGAATATGTAGATAATGAGAAGTTTTTAAAAAAATTTCAGGTGGAAGCAGAGGCGGTCGCAAGACTGGCCCATCCCAATATTGTGAACGTATATGATGTAGGTCAGGAAGGCAGTGTCAATTACATTGTCATGGAATTGGCAGAAGGCATTACCCTGAAGGAATATATTAAGAAAAAGGGGCATCTTTCCGCGAAAGAGACTGTAGAATTATCTCTTCAGATAGCTTCAGCGATCAGTCATGCCCATGGGCACCACACGATCCACAGGGATATTAAGCCGCAGAATATTCTGGTCTCAGATTCCGGTCAGGTAAAAGTCACGGATTTTGGAATAGCAAAGGCGGCCAACTCCAATACAGTCACATCCACGGCCATAGGATCAGTCCATTATATTTCTCCGGAACAGGCCAAAGGAAAGTACTGTGATGAGAAGAGCGACATTTATTCCCTGGGCATCACGATGTATGAGATGGCCACGGGCCAGGTTCCTTTTGACCATGAAAATGGGGTTACCATTGCTCTGATGCATCTCCAGAATGAGATTACGCCTCCGGGGGAACTGATCGGAGATATCCCGGAAAGCCTGGAAAAGATCATTCTCAAATGTACCATGAAGAAGCCGGAAGACCGGTATCAGTCTGTGAATGAACTGATCGAGGATTTGAAGCTGGTTTTTGAAGACACGAAAGGAAGCTATGTAGGCATGGTGCCCTTTGTGGATGATTCACCGACGCAGCTGCTTCATACAAAAGAGTTTGTAAAACAGGAGGAGACAGAAGAAGAACCGGAAGAGGAATCTGGATTTGTGGATGACGACGATGAGGAAGAGCCGCGGGGCATGAATTCCAAGATCGAAAAACTGGTTGTCGTCCTGGCTGCTGTGGTGGGAGCCATTATTCTCATATCCATCATTGTGCTGGTCATTAACAGTTCAGGGCTGTTTCGCTCAGGGGACAATGCCGGCACAGAGAAACTTACGACTACCGAGGAAAGCACCACGGAAGAGCTTGAGAAGGTACCGGTTGAAAACTATGTGGGAATGACTTACGATGCTGCGCTGGCGTCCATCGATGAGGACCTGAAAGTGGAGCGCAAAACAGAGGCTTCCTCTTCTTATGAAGCGGGATATATCATCCGCCAGAGTCTGGAGTCTGACCAGGAAGTGGAAAAGGGTACGACCATTGTATTGACTGTCAGCACCGGCGAGAGCAAAGTTGAGGTGCCGGATGTCCGCGGATACAGCCAGAAGTCTGCCACGAAGATTCTTTCAGACCAGGGATTCAAAGTTTCTGTGTCTACCAAATTCAGCTCCAGTGTCAAGGAAGGTGATGTGATTTCTCAGTCTCCTGGAGCGGGGAACAAAATTTCCAGAGGTTCCAAGGTGACGATCACGGTCAGCAAGGGTGAGAACAAGGTCACAGTGCCGGAGATCGTATTTAAGACCGTAGAGGATGCGAGAGAAGAGTTAAGCATAGAAGGATTAAAGCTGATTGTCTCTTCCCAAAAGTACGACAGCAGGGTGCCGGAGGGATGCATCATCAGTCAGTCACCAAAAGCCGGGAAAAAGGTCACAAAAGGAACAGGAATTGGCGTGGTCGTAAGTCTTGGAAAGCAGCCGACAACAGAAGACACCACAGATAATACAGAGGAGTAA
- a CDS encoding Stp1/IreP family PP2C-type Ser/Thr phosphatase: MQSVGTSHRGKVRSENQDTIFHSDEPVGQLDNLYIVADGMGGHKAGGFASSFAVSRFVELIREIENSDPIEIMKEALQKVSSEILLKCQEEEYSGMGTTMVAATVTEESIFVMNIGDSRLYFADQDLVQVTTDHSFVEELVKAGEIDRRQMRQHPKRNLITRAIGAGIESVPDFFELPKKNGYLLLCSDGLTSMVADDEIKELLLDHSQLENKAAQLVNRANEYGGKDNISLVIVALGERGEITC; this comes from the coding sequence ATGCAATCCGTTGGAACTTCTCACAGAGGAAAGGTACGGTCTGAAAATCAGGACACCATCTTTCACTCTGATGAACCCGTAGGACAATTAGATAATTTATATATCGTTGCGGACGGCATGGGAGGCCACAAGGCAGGAGGTTTTGCGTCCTCTTTTGCGGTCAGTCGGTTTGTGGAATTAATACGAGAGATAGAGAATTCAGATCCTATTGAGATTATGAAGGAAGCACTGCAGAAAGTGAGCAGTGAAATATTGCTGAAGTGCCAGGAAGAAGAGTACTCTGGCATGGGAACAACTATGGTAGCAGCCACTGTGACAGAAGAGAGTATTTTTGTGATGAACATCGGGGACAGCCGTCTGTATTTTGCAGATCAGGATCTTGTCCAGGTGACAACAGACCATTCTTTTGTGGAAGAATTGGTGAAGGCCGGAGAGATTGACCGCAGACAGATGAGGCAGCATCCAAAAAGAAATCTGATCACAAGAGCGATCGGTGCAGGGATTGAATCTGTACCCGATTTTTTTGAGCTGCCGAAGAAAAACGGATATTTATTGTTGTGCAGTGACGGACTGACGAGCATGGTTGCGGATGATGAAATCAAAGAACTCCTGTTGGATCACAGTCAATTAGAAAATAAGGCAGCCCAGTTGGTGAACAGGGCCAACGAATATGGCGGCAAGGACAATATATCCCTGGTGATCGTTGCGCTGGGGGAGCGAGGTGAGATCACATGTTAG
- a CDS encoding HAD family hydrolase: MKKGLIMDMDGVVVDSELVYVKKFMTWFKKQGIEMGMSDFEKIIGTPYAEAIDYFMEFWGDRTSREEFAEMFAQLKDQVKFNYRDILNPGVKELLTYCREKKIKTTLASGNSMDCIEKMLEECGLESHFDFVISGEKLRRNKPHPDVYLKAMEYMDLEPEQCITLEDSRAGIRASKGAGIFTVAKVPEEYCLPQEEADTKVKRVVDVIPMLKNA; the protein is encoded by the coding sequence ATGAAAAAAGGTTTGATCATGGATATGGACGGAGTCGTCGTGGACAGTGAGCTTGTGTATGTAAAAAAATTCATGACATGGTTTAAAAAGCAGGGTATCGAGATGGGAATGAGTGATTTTGAGAAGATCATTGGCACACCGTATGCGGAGGCTATTGATTACTTTATGGAGTTTTGGGGAGACAGGACCAGCAGGGAAGAGTTTGCCGAGATGTTTGCTCAGCTGAAAGATCAGGTAAAATTTAACTATCGGGATATTCTCAATCCGGGAGTGAAGGAGCTGCTTACATACTGCAGAGAGAAAAAGATCAAGACAACCCTGGCTTCCGGAAATTCTATGGACTGTATCGAAAAAATGCTGGAGGAGTGCGGTCTCGAAAGTCATTTTGATTTTGTGATCAGCGGAGAAAAGCTGCGGAGAAATAAGCCCCATCCGGATGTCTATTTAAAAGCAATGGAATATATGGACCTGGAGCCGGAACAGTGTATTACTCTGGAGGATTCCAGGGCAGGCATCCGGGCGTCCAAAGGCGCCGGAATTTTTACGGTGGCAAAGGTGCCGGAAGAATATTGTCTGCCGCAGGAAGAGGCAGATACCAAAGTGAAGCGGGTAGTGGATGTGATTCCAATGCTGAAAAATGCGTAG